The Coffea arabica cultivar ET-39 chromosome 6e, Coffea Arabica ET-39 HiFi, whole genome shotgun sequence genome contains the following window.
AAGACGCGAGGTCATTCTGTTACATTTAGCCGTTAAGTTCTTTGATCTGTCCGTTAGCACGATTTTCAAGACAAAAGGCAAGGTCTTTTTAGGAAGTTCAAAATAGctgctctattttttttttttttaactagagGGCTTTTCTTCCCTCAGACCCTCACTCGATCTCACTATCTGGTGGTTGGTAGAAGTCACCATCAGACCCCACCAGCTCCGCTGCGTCTCCTTCGTCTACGCCTCCGCTGTAGAGGATGGGAATTTGTTAAGGAGGTGGCCCATCTGGATGCCAACAATTTCATTATTCACCATCAGTTAAAGATGGATGGAACTAACAACCCTGGTAGAAAAGAAGGGGATGCCTTATAAAGCAACAGCGCGTCTTCTCTTGTTCAAGTAATTGGCTATGATGATGATGTTTTCTTTATCTGTGACATCAAGGAAAAGCCGGCCCATGTCTTGGCAGGGCAACCTGAATCATGTGTGAGATGAGAAGGATTCGAAAATGGGTTCTTTCTCACTTGCATGTAATTAGGTTTTTGCAGCCATTGTGGCGTCCTCCTTCCTCTGATCAAAAGAATAGATCTGAGTCAACCTTCTTTACTGTTgcttatttttggcttgctagTACTGCCTGCTATTATGGATTCATTGAAATTTTAGCTCTATGAAGAATGAGGCAGCGAAGagatgggattttttttttttgaaagttgGTTTTCCCTATCTATTTACACCTATGATTTCTTTCTTGTCAAATCCCATGGGCCTTTAGAGTCCTTGTTTGAAGGCAGGGTCTTGAATCCAGCTGATGATGACAACGATGTCTTTGATCTAGAGAAATAGTCCCTGTAGCAGATGCGAACGAGGTCATGGGCCTTGAGCTCCAAATGTTACACTGCATTATGTCAATCGCCGGGACCAGATCGCCGGAGTTCCGCTCTCCAAGCTGGGcttctttcatttccttctcttttccacatttttcaatttttgaaaaagcaTTGAATGCTATTTTGAACTTCCTAAAAAGACCCTGTCTTTTGTCTTGAAAATCACACTAACGGACAGATCAAAGAACTTAACAGCTAAATGTAACAGAAGTCTTACCTTTATATAATTTAGTGGCCAAAACCAGATCTTTAAAAGTTGAGTGACCAAAATTCAACGATCGCAAAAGTTTAATGGCCAACCGGATAATTTGCTCTAAATAGAAGTATGGTTAATTATGAATGAAATACCTATCAATTGCAAATCATTGTCCATGTGTTGTTCTGTATCTCTTAGTTTGACCAGATTAAACTTGAAACGGGGTATGGTTCCACAATCATCTAAAATATTCACTATCTTCGTATCGTTTCCAAATGATAATTGGTACTGATGTGATGCAAGCCGATATTTAAGATCTGCcgaaattacatatatattttgaaaccagtATACCTTGCCTTCATGGAGATGATCTGTGAAAATATTTATCAGATTACTGCCTCTTATAACTCCCTGCATGACAAATTTCTGATAGTTTTCAACAGATTAGTAAATATTCAATATTCAATATAATAAATAACATACGCTCTTAATTATTACCTGATCATCTACAAAAAGCATCTTGATACATCCCGAACGTTGAAGCACTCCATATATGGTCATATTTATTAATTGAAACAATCTAACCTTTACATTCCATCTGTATCCGCAAGGATCTCGATAGAGTAAAGGTGTATATCAAATATctgtaaattattataatatagcATGAAGGTTAATTATTTAAACACTATAGTTGAGACAGCAAGTAACACAAATTCAAAGAAGtacaaaaaaaatgtcaaagtgTGAAGCATATGTAGTACATATAATATGAACTAAATATactatttttttaaacaaaacgaTGTCCACAATTTATCAAAGGGAGTCAAAAATCTCACGATACACAATATTTTTTGTGTAATCCCATGGATCATTATCTCTATTAACAATGAGTATTTTCAATCCAACTGGTGAAGTAGCACGGGACAGAGCAGCATAAAGTTGACTATGTGAAAACACATGTTCAGGAAGGTAAACGCCAACACTTTTTAATGTTTGGCCTTAACTTTTGTTGATAGTCATTGCAAATGCCACTTTCACAGGAAATTGTCTCCTTTTAATTGAAAAAGGAATCTATGCGCTCTGCGGTGTTAAAGAGATCCGAGGTATGAGTACTAAATCTCCAATTTTAGATCCTGTTATGACTTCTGCCTCGAGGACTTTATCCCCCATTATGGTAACGACAAGTCGTGTTCCATTGCAAAGACCTTCTGACTGATTGAGATTTCTCAAAAGAATTATAGGAGTTCTTTCTTTAAGTTCCAAAAAATGATTTGGAAGTCCAGGAAAATTCAAAGAATGCAACATTTCAGGAGGATTCATATTTTCAACAATGTCACCTTCAGTATTGCAAAAAGTATCAGCCCTCATGTAGGTACGTGATTGTCCAGGAAGAATTAATAGCATCTTATCATTCAACTTGTCAACATCACCATTTTTTGGAGCCAAAATAGCATATTCCTTGAGGTAAGTGCTATTTTTCTATGAATTTCTCAAATTTGGATAGACAGAATCTATTAATCGCATCAAAGATTGATTGTCATTTTTTATGAGAAATTGCGATGGCATCTGAATCCAATTTGATTCCCCAAATTCAGTAAGTGAAATTGCTGAAACCTTTCCTTCACCAATAGACAGCAACCAATTTGCAAAATCTGTCAATTGCTGACGCATATTTTCAGGAAGACGTAAATTCATTACGCGCATATTTATTTTAAGATGCAGTACTTTACAGTGATCCCAAATCGTTGATTCTTTTATTGTAGCTGATACTGTTGCTTCTCTCCTACCTTTAGAAACAATCAGTAATATTTGTCGAAAATCACCGcccaaaacaatcaatttttCTCCGAAAATACGATCCTCAGAATTATTTTCACTCAACTTTAAGATATCCTTTAAACTTCTATCCACCGCTTCAAATCCATGCCGATGTATCATTGGAGTTTCGTCCCAAATTATCAAAGATGTCTCTCTAATTAATTTGGCTAAGTCAGAATTTTTATTGATTGAACAACTTGATGACTCATCCAAATTAATAGGAATTTTGAAACGTGAATGTGTTGTCCTTCCACCGGTAAGAGTATTGCAGCAATGCCTGATGATGCAACTGAAAGACCAATTTTTTCCTATGATCTAACTCGAGCAATCAATGTTCTCCATAAATAAGTTTTACCCATCCCACCGCTACCATACATAAAAAATAGTCCTCCGTGATTATGTGTGTATGATTCCATAATAAGATCATATGCTTTCAATTGATCCTTATTCAAACCTGCatataaattatcaaataattgCTGCTCTGATGTAAAATCGTAATCAAACTCTTCTCTTATAAGTCTATTCATGAAAAACTCAGCATTTTCAAATGACAGCAATGGCATTGGTGAAAAATCTCATAAAGATCGAccatttttattcaaaatgagTTCGAGTTCGACTAATCCCAAATTTTCTAACTTATCATCATCAATGCGTATTTGAGAGTTTCCAATATCCCTTCTGATCTGATATTGCAAATCATCTGTTATACTTTTCCAGTGACGCTGCCATATATCAGAAGGGTTAGTTATCTCAGAATGCATAAGTATTGTACAATACATGCTTCGTAATTTTTTGGCAGATGCCCATGTAGATGTTTCAGCAAAAGTTTCGTTCCACTCATTATCATCATCTAGAAGACCAAGTGCTACACATGTAGCTTTGAATGTTGGATGCACAACTCCATCAATAGTTCTCAAATGTTCAAAACTTCGTGCACCACGAATTTTATGCAGCAACATTCTCAAATAGTATCGCTCACTAGAATGAGGATGTGCATATGGTAGCCTTCCAATACACCTACCTTGCAATCTGGACTCCCATTGACGTTTATTTTGGTTCCAAGTCCACTTACTCGGAAACTCCGCAAACATCAAGTTTCTAGCTGAAACATCGCTCTGATTTCTTTCAAACCATTTCGTCAGCATTGTGTCATGTATGTGATCACGATCAAGAACGTCATAAAGATGATTATCATCATTAAATATCACAAATTGATGATCAGGAAGATGATACTGCAATCTAATCACTGATGGATATGGTCTCTGCATTTCGAAATCAAATATCTTCCAACATGACTCAATTGGCGATAAATATCGACAATCTAAGTACTATTTAATCTCATCAATGCTTCTGTAACGACGATGACCACTTTCATTTGCAAGTACAATGCTATTCTCAATTTGAACATTTGTTCTATCAACCCCCTTACTCATGTACTTGTACAGATATTTAGTGATTTTCGGACATGCAACTTTGGTCACATTGATATGACCATCAAAGATCACAATCAAATCTCGATTGTAAGAAACAACCCATCTGTTGTCAAATGCAAAACCATTAAAGTTACCCTCTTACTTGGATCATCTCTATGTCTGTATGATACAAATCCATCTTCATCAAAAGTGGTTTcactacaaaatttttttggatAGTGTTTAGAGCACTTTCCATTCACCATACACGGAGCATTTGGATAAGTATCACCACAGGGTCCGTGTAACATGCACCTGATGACCGTATCATAAGCTAGTGTGTCAGCATTTTTGTCAGGTATTTCAGCACAAATGATATCATCAATTTGCTCTGAAGTAAGGGGCTTATCATCCGCAGCTAATGTTAGAGTGATATGAGTATGTGATAAACCACGTTTTTGAAATTCAATGAGAGAGATGTCTGCATATTATGGAAGTAATCTTAGTGTATAGCAGAATATAGGgattggaaaaaagaaattaatgatttaaataaagtaaaatttGTACCTGCAAGCACTTTTCCAAATAGTTTGGTATTTTTTAAAACATCCATCAATTTTTTTTGTCTTATCCGAAAAACTCGAGCCGTATATCAGGTCTGTCCTCAACTTTCTGTCCCGATATTCTTGTCAACTCTTGTTTAATTTCTGGCTAACTGGGATTGCAAGTAAATACAATGAAAAGATCTGAATTTTCAATTGTCCTACAAATTGCCATCGCATCCTGAAAATGTTGTACCATATTTCGGGATCTACCCAAAAATGAAGATGGTTGAACAAATCTCCTTCCAACTGCTGATGCATCTGTACCTCCAGCAAGTACAGCATCTTCTAAACCTTGATATACATCAGCATGTAATACAAATTGATGGGTTTTCATAAAATTTAATCTGTAGTGTTCAATAGCTGCATAACAATCAACAACGAATTGTTGAAATAGTTTGGCACCTTTCAAAAGTGTGTGGCCTTCATTTTGTCGAAATTGTATACGATACGCATAAAATTCGCGCATCGACACAAATTCTCTCTTCCTAACGGCAGAGGGTGAAAATCTTATTGCACAATGCCATCCGTCTATTCCATATGAAAATAGTAAAGGGAATTGAAGTGGCATGTATGATAGATGTGTCTCACTGattcttttcaaattttcatctcGAGTGACAGGCACAATATTACGGTGTGTGACATCTCCAGTATCTTCACCGACAATCAAAGCATCAACTTCATTTGCAGTTGGTTGGATATATTGTCTGTCACCTCGAGCACTAATTATCTATACTTGCAGATTGACAATATTTTGATTTCGAAGCATGTCTCTTGCACTTCGAAAAACTTGTACATATGGATTTATTTCATCTAACATATTTTGCAATCCTTCAACTATTGATGCATCAATCCCAATTGGATTGCCATCATGACTGTTTAGAAGATTCATACGATTCTGCAACTCATTATCGGTATCATGAAAGTATAATTGTATGAATCTACCTAATTCTCCAAGAGGTGGCAAAGGCTATCCGATTTGATGATAATTTTCTCCACTAATTCGAAATGAATATGGTTCGACAGAATTGACTACAGAATGATCTATTTTGCCTCCCGTGGATGTAAACCTGAATAGTGCATTCAACAATCGAATCTTCTCTTTTAATGTTGGAGTGGTAAATATATGTTGTAAAACTTGGggagtttgaggcaataacggTAAAACAACATTCCCATCTTGACAATATAAATTAAATCTTGGATTTTGTTTTGTACTGCTTTGAATTCTTTCCTCCACCCACATTAGAGATTGACATTTGTGACAGATTACTGTTCTTAGACCAAATGTGCATCTTCTTGTGATTCGACATCGTCGTCGCGTTCGGCCTATTTGGTCTAATTGATTGATGAAATAAGTATAATAAAGTACATAcctaaaactaataaaactaaGTATGAAAGACATAATGTAAAGTTGTTGTATGAAAATAAAGCACATAATATTTGTATGCCTAAGAACATATAGTAAGAAATATTAATTATGGTAACATGAGAAAAGTATTAGTAGATTACCGATTTGTTCTGCTCCAGTTGTGTTAGTAGACATAATGTCTTGTGTAGCAGGAACAAATTCTTCGGATGAGCCTGTATGTATAATGGATTTTAGAAGTCAAatgcaaaaaatgaattggaagAAATTGAATTGCATAAATAATAATTGATTACTTAGTCAAGATACATGAAAAAACTTGGACTTACCATCATCGAGACCATTAGATGATGACGTAGGTGTAATAGGAACTTCAGTAGTTGGTGAGTCATTATGCAATTCATCTACCGTTATGTAATATAGAAAGTTAATATAATAATGTAGcgtgttaaaaaaattaatggtTAAGCATGAATTTGAAATTGTGGATAAATTTGGAGTTAACATGATCATGGTGAATTGCGGCTGCAGTCGATGGATGTTGAAGTTGAAAGATGTTGAGTAATCATTTGTTTGATCTAAAAGTATATTAAAATAATTGTATTAAAAGACGTATTAAATTAAGTTacaattattaatgtaatactCATAAAAAATGTAATGATCTAATATACTGTATGAATATTATAAAGGAACATGAGTAGTCTGATGTAAAACCATAGCAAGATCTGATGAACATAGCAATATTTGTTAACACAAATTACTTTATGTGCAAAGATTAGAAATATCGAAAAGAAGTATTTTAgattgaaaaaatatttttttaattaatgaaTGATAATATGTGTATTTAATAGTAAGATTTGTGGAAATTTATCCTTAATTTGGTAATGTTTATGATAGTAGTTGGTAATGTTTTATGTTTGAGAAATTATTTAGTGGGTGAAATTGATGTACAATGTGAAGCTTGATTGagaaaattaagagttttgAGTCACTATATTTTTTATGGTATGTAATTAAACATTTAGAAtagtaaaaaatattttttattatgttaATTATTGATCCAAACAAATTGGCAATTTTGGTAGTAGAAGCGGTGATATATTTATGTGAACCTATGATATTAGATAAGATTGTagtgattcaaagaaaggtTATCTTTTATAACTTCAAGATAAGATTGCAGTGATTTGAAGAAAGATTAAAGTTTATAATCTATCGATTGCATCTTTAGTGTTCAGTTTTAGCATGAATCATACAACCTCACGGTTGCAGCTTTACTGTCCATACCCCCCCTCTCAAATACTGGTCACCTGGTACTTTCGCACATTACTATGTAGTAAATGACTTTCGAACCTATTCATTATGGTTGACTACTACACATGCAATAATAGTTTTTAGTACTATTTGTTAACATGTAACATTTTAACAAAGCAATTGGGTAGCTTTCGGTAGTATTTATTAAAGTGCTTATAAGCAATTGGTACTCTTTTCACATTCTTATAAACAatgaaaacaataataatattataatattcgAAATATTATTAATACTTAGAAGTACAATGAAAATGCCAATAtttaaagaataaataataCCAAAATTTATAACTTGATTCTTATAAACAATGAAAACaacaataatattataatattggaAATATTATTAATACTTGAAATTACAATGAAAACGCTAATATTTAAAGAATAAATAGTACCGAAACTTCTAACTTGATTCTTATAAACAATGGAAACaacaataatattataatattggaAATATTATTAATACTTGAAATTACAGTGAAAACGCCAATAATTAAAGAATAAATAGTGCCGAAACTTCTAACTTGATTCTTATAAACAATAGAAACAGCAATAATAGTATAATATTggaaatattattaataattgtaATTACAATGAAAATGCCAATCTTTATAGAATAAATAGTACCGAAACTTCTAACTTAATTGTTATAAACAATGGAAACaacaataatattataatattgggaatattattaataattgaaattaCAATGAAAATGTCAATATTTAAAGAATAAATAGTACCGAAACTTCTAATTTGATACATAAGATTACTGTCCATAAGATTACATCTAGGAAATATGTTAATTTTTAGGTGCTATTGTCTCATATGTTCTTGTAAACAATTTTTTGCAAGAATTCATGGGCTAGTGTTAAAGATTCTTAGGATATGTTTTTTTTCAGGTGATTCTGTCAAATAGTATCCTCTGAGTTTGAAAGtcttataatttttgaatctctGAAAATGGATATCATTCAAAGCACCACCAAACTGTCTTTTATACTTCTTATGCTCAACCATCTCATTCTCATGAGCTTATATGTCGATGGCACCTTTCATAAATATTAGTATGTGATTTTGCACAAAGTTTAATTTGAAAGAATAATCAATTATGGATTTTGAAGGTTTGTTTTCTTAGGTTTCAGCTCCCACATTTTTTTACAGATATAATGAGTCAAACTTTTTGTAAATCCTTGCAAAAAGAAAATTCCTATGACAAGTGTTCTCAATGTTGACGTTGACTTCCTGTCATCATGATTGCATAACTAAATTTTGTAATGAGTAAGCAATACTCTTTTGATAGCTTATATACCTACTTAATTCTGTTCAAAAGGTCTTGAACAATTTCGTAATAATCATGTTGTTCAATACTTTGCTAACTTGTAATATGCTGAACCTTAAGTAGAACACTTTTGCAACACTATCATCTTTTGGAGGTCTATTGATTGAAAGTATGTGCAAATGTAAAGGGGCTTGCTGGATGGTACTGGTAGGCTTTTTGAAGACTGAGATGTTGGCATAATCTAAATTGTCTAAGTACTTTCCTCACCTCTAACTTCTAAACTTGACCACCCAAAATAACTGAGTTCTTCAGATACTTTATGATAAATCTAAATTGTCTAAATATTATAATGTGTAAGCTATGGCATGGGAGCATGGCAGATATATGACCAAGCCACGGATTTTTATCTATCTACCTACCCAATTATTGTGTAATCTACTTTTAGCTTAATGTTTTACGAACTCCATCACTTGGACTCCAGGTTATTTTAGTCAATCCTTAAGTTAAATATTACCTCAATTTAACTGGAAAGGcaaaaatttttgttgtttcttggAATCCTCTAGTTTATGCAGATGCATGTGAAATGGAGGTAAAATTGTTACTCATTGTCGTCTGAGTTTGGGGTGTTCTTGACGTCACCTTTCACCTTTCCGTTTGTAATCCAAGATTTTTAACGCACAAAATCCTTTGTGCGTAGAAATAATACAtttcttttgagtattattACATTTAATTATAATTTCCTTTATAATGTATTGTATACACACAATTGTATTATACATCTAGGTTTCATCCATAAGATGCCATCTAGTTTATACTGAGGATCGTACTTCTAGTTTATACTACTGGGAATTGGAAGCTCCATTAAAGGTCCTTGCCGGGCATTAAATTGCAAGGCTCATGACTCTTCTTGGCTAAACCAAAGTCTGCCATCATGTTCTCTCTCAACCTTCATTCTCCCATTTGGCATTTGCCCGCCAATTCCCCACTTCATCTCCTTTGTTTCCCTTATGCCCACTATTCATAAAACAGTCA
Protein-coding sequences here:
- the LOC140009920 gene encoding uncharacterized protein, translating into MQRPYPSVIRLQYHLPDHQFVIFNDDNHLYDVLDRDHIHDTMLTKWFERNQSDVSARNLMFAEFPSKWTWNQNKRQWESRLQGRCIGRLPYAHPHSSERYYLRMLLHKIRGARSFEHLRTIDGVVHPTFKATCVALGLLDDDNEWNETFAETSTWASAKKLRSMYCTILMHSEITNPSDIWQRHWKSITDDLQYQIRRDIGNSQIRIDDDKLIREEFDYDFTSEQQLFDNLYAGDIVENMNPPEMLHSLNFPGLPNHFLELKERTPIILLRNLNQSEGLCNGTRLVVTIMGDKVLEAEVITGSKIGDLVLIPRISLTPQSA